ATATAAAAGTTTACATAATATATCTTATCAGACATTAAATATATATGATTTTATAATACACTTAATCCTTTCTTCTTTTACCTATTATGATTCCCTACTCAACAATACTGCGGTTTCTATATGCATTGTTTGAGGAAAAAGGTCAAATGGCTGGACTGTCTTAATTTTAAAACCTTTGCTTAGAAATTGCTTCAAATCACGAGCCAAGGTGGAAGGATTGCAGGAGAGATAAAAGATTTTAGAAACTTCGGCTTTTGAAAGTATTTTTTTCACCTCTGTACTACAGCCACTTCTTGGCGGATTGATAAAGATAGAATCAAATTTGGTCTTCTTTAAAGCGCCTTCCAATTCCTCAGCCGCATCACCTTCTATAAAGGAGATATTTGTTATCTTATTGCTTTTAGCATTAAATTTTGCATCATCAACAGCATCTTTATTACTTTCAATACCAACTACAATTGAGCTTTTTTGCGCCAAAGGAAGTGAGAAAGTGCCAACACCTGAATATAAATCAAGAATCTTTTCCTTTTTCTTGGGTTTGAAAATCTTTATTACAGTTTCAAGCAGAACTTCATGTAATAAATTATTTATTTGGAAGAAACTATCTGAATTTACTCGATATTTGATATCTTTTATTCTTTCATACACATACTCTTTGCCAAAGGAATTTTTCTTATTTCCATACCCAAAAACAATTCCAGAAATACCTTTCACATACTTCTTCAAATCATTCAAAGCATTTTCCATTGTGCGTTTATTCAAATTCTTACCTATTGCCTTCAATAACAATTTATCAGATGATGCGCTATAGATAAGCTTCAAGTTTTCACAATTCTTTTTGAATACTATAGGGCTATAAAAGTTTAATGCTTCTATCAATTCATTAATTCTATTGCCGCATAACAGACATCTTGCAATTGGCACAATTTTATGAGAATTTTCCATATAAAAACCTAAATACGGCTCGTTTTTCTGCACTTTTCTCGTAACTTTAAGCTCAACTCTGTTTCTGTATCCAAATTCAGAAGGGGAGGTAATCATAGAATTGACTTCTATATCTTCTATCCCCCCTACCCTCTTAAATGTTTCTTTAACAATATCCTCTTTGATTTTTGTTTGGTAATTATATTCTATGTGCTGATAGTGACATCCGCCGCATTGAGAATAATATGGACAAGGCGGATTTCGCCTAAAAGTGGAGGATTTTATAAAACCGACAACTTTCCCGAGGAGATAATCCTTCTTATCATCAATAATTTCAACTTTTACAGTTTCACCCGGAATAGTCTTCGGAATCAATACAACCTTGTCAAAGAAATGTCCTAGCCCGTATCCACCATATACGGCTTTATCTATTCTTGTGACAATCTCTTCGATTTTAA
This is a stretch of genomic DNA from Candidatus Schekmanbacteria bacterium. It encodes these proteins:
- the rlmD gene encoding 23S rRNA (uracil(1939)-C(5))-methyltransferase RlmD, coding for MKIEEIVTRIDKAVYGGYGLGHFFDKVVLIPKTIPGETVKVEIIDDKKDYLLGKVVGFIKSSTFRRNPPCPYYSQCGGCHYQHIEYNYQTKIKEDIVKETFKRVGGIEDIEVNSMITSPSEFGYRNRVELKVTRKVQKNEPYLGFYMENSHKIVPIARCLLCGNRINELIEALNFYSPIVFKKNCENLKLIYSASSDKLLLKAIGKNLNKRTMENALNDLKKYVKGISGIVFGYGNKKNSFGKEYVYERIKDIKYRVNSDSFFQINNLLHEVLLETVIKIFKPKKKEKILDLYSGVGTFSLPLAQKSSIVVGIESNKDAVDDAKFNAKSNKITNISFIEGDAAEELEGALKKTKFDSIFINPPRSGCSTEVKKILSKAEVSKIFYLSCNPSTLARDLKQFLSKGFKIKTVQPFDLFPQTMHIETAVLLSRES